The following proteins are co-located in the Streptomyces sp. NBC_01198 genome:
- a CDS encoding SDR family NAD(P)-dependent oxidoreductase, with amino-acid sequence MTATVQDFHDLGPEEDEPGIDPARLEVCLAVLAELDELPVDHPDAIAVRRATAGVYRMVKQRRRQERRAAKTANDKAVTEATATGAADRIDDETLGVQLTASVSTEIAGILERPRSCYVCKTRYVEVDAFYHQLCQDCARENRARRDARTDLTGRRALLTGGRAKIGMYIALRLLRDGAHTTITTRFPNDAVRRFKAMPDSDRWIHRLKVVGIDLRDPAQVVALADSVAADGPLDILINNAAQTVRRSPGAYRELVAAEAAPLPAGELPATEVFGAFGSGAQTAAALPAPRGESLTAQDVTGLALVSGSASLARIEAGTAIDAGGLVPDLDPSNTWVQTVGEVDPVELLEVQLCNVTAPFVLVSRLRPAMAAAAARRKYVVNVSAMEGQFSRGYKGAGHPHTNMAKAALNMLTRTSAQEMLDTDGILMTAVDTGWITDERPHPDKVRLAAEGFHAPLDLVDGAARVYDPIVRGEQGEDLFGCFLKDYAPAAW; translated from the coding sequence ATGACGGCGACAGTGCAGGACTTTCACGACCTCGGACCCGAGGAGGACGAGCCCGGCATCGACCCGGCACGCCTCGAGGTCTGCCTGGCCGTGCTCGCCGAGCTCGACGAGCTGCCCGTCGACCACCCCGACGCCATCGCGGTGCGCCGCGCGACGGCCGGCGTCTACCGGATGGTCAAGCAGCGCCGCCGCCAGGAACGCAGGGCCGCCAAGACCGCCAACGACAAGGCCGTCACCGAGGCCACCGCCACCGGCGCCGCCGACCGCATCGACGACGAGACGCTCGGCGTCCAGCTCACCGCCTCGGTCAGCACCGAGATCGCCGGCATCCTGGAACGCCCCCGGTCCTGCTACGTCTGCAAGACCCGCTACGTCGAGGTCGACGCCTTCTACCACCAGCTGTGCCAGGACTGCGCGCGCGAGAACCGGGCCCGCCGCGACGCCCGCACCGACCTCACCGGGCGGCGCGCCCTGCTCACCGGCGGCCGCGCCAAGATCGGCATGTACATCGCGCTGCGGCTGCTGCGGGACGGCGCGCACACCACCATCACCACCCGCTTCCCCAACGACGCGGTCCGCCGCTTCAAGGCGATGCCGGACAGCGACCGGTGGATACACCGGCTCAAGGTCGTCGGCATCGACCTGCGCGACCCCGCCCAGGTGGTGGCGCTGGCCGACTCCGTCGCCGCGGACGGCCCGCTGGACATCCTGATCAACAACGCCGCCCAGACCGTACGCCGCTCCCCGGGCGCCTACCGCGAACTGGTCGCCGCCGAGGCCGCGCCGCTGCCGGCCGGCGAGCTGCCCGCCACCGAGGTCTTCGGCGCCTTCGGCAGCGGCGCCCAGACCGCCGCCGCACTGCCCGCGCCCCGCGGCGAGAGCCTCACCGCGCAGGACGTCACCGGCCTCGCGCTGGTCAGCGGGTCCGCCTCGCTCGCCAGGATCGAGGCGGGCACCGCCATCGACGCGGGCGGGCTGGTGCCCGACCTGGACCCGTCCAACACCTGGGTGCAGACGGTCGGCGAGGTCGACCCGGTGGAGCTGCTCGAAGTCCAGCTGTGCAATGTGACGGCGCCCTTCGTGCTGGTCAGCCGGCTGCGGCCGGCGATGGCCGCGGCGGCGGCCCGGCGCAAGTACGTGGTCAACGTCTCCGCAATGGAGGGCCAGTTCTCGCGCGGCTACAAGGGCGCCGGGCACCCCCACACCAACATGGCCAAGGCCGCGCTCAACATGCTGACCCGCACCAGTGCGCAGGAGATGCTGGACACCGACGGCATCCTGATGACCGCGGTCGACACGGGCTGGATCACCGACGAGCGCCCCCACCCCGACAAGGTCCGGCTCGCCGCTGAGGGCTTCCACGCGCCACTCGATCTCGTCGACGGGGCGGCACGGGTCTACGACCCGATCGTGCGCGGCGAACAGGGCGAGGACCTCTTCGGCTGCTTCCTGAAGGACTACGCCCCCGCCGCCTGGTAA
- a CDS encoding phosphotransferase family protein: protein MSDEVVTPGQAPRAVGVRAPWEAVPAGLRAAVEGHLDARIVAAETQLGGFSPGVAARLRLAGGRRAFVKAVSAAQNPDSPRIHRSEARVARALPSQVPAPRLLADFDRDGWVVLLFEDIEGRTPAQPWRPAELARVMSVVGDLAAVLTPSPVDVPPVTESHAGSFHNWRDIAAAHAAGTDDLAGLDPWAVGHLGALAELEAGWAAGAAGDTLAHGDLRADNLLLTPDGRVVVVDWPWASRAARWFDLLLMLPSVRMQGGPPPQQLFDAHEVAAGADPDAVTAVLAAFAGYLLGSARLPAPPGLPTLRPFQAAQGVAALEWLRSRTGG, encoded by the coding sequence GTGAGCGATGAGGTGGTCACCCCGGGTCAGGCGCCACGCGCCGTGGGCGTGCGGGCGCCGTGGGAAGCCGTGCCCGCCGGGCTACGGGCGGCCGTCGAGGGCCACCTCGACGCCAGGATCGTCGCCGCCGAGACGCAGCTCGGCGGCTTCTCCCCGGGCGTCGCCGCCCGCCTCCGCCTCGCCGGCGGACGCCGCGCCTTCGTCAAGGCGGTCAGCGCGGCCCAGAACCCCGACAGCCCCCGCATCCACCGCAGCGAGGCCCGCGTCGCCCGCGCCCTCCCCTCTCAGGTGCCGGCGCCACGCCTGCTCGCCGACTTCGACCGGGACGGCTGGGTGGTGCTGCTCTTCGAGGACATCGAGGGCCGCACCCCGGCGCAGCCCTGGCGGCCCGCCGAGCTCGCCCGCGTGATGTCCGTGGTCGGCGACCTGGCCGCCGTCCTCACCCCAAGCCCGGTCGACGTGCCGCCCGTCACCGAGAGCCATGCCGGCTCCTTCCACAACTGGCGCGACATCGCCGCCGCGCACGCGGCCGGCACCGACGATCTGGCGGGGCTCGACCCCTGGGCGGTAGGCCACCTGGGCGCGCTCGCGGAGCTGGAGGCGGGCTGGGCGGCGGGCGCGGCGGGGGACACCCTCGCGCACGGCGACCTGCGCGCCGACAACCTGCTGCTCACCCCGGACGGCCGGGTGGTCGTCGTCGACTGGCCCTGGGCGTCCCGGGCCGCGCGCTGGTTCGACCTGCTGCTGATGCTGCCCAGCGTCCGCATGCAGGGCGGCCCGCCCCCGCAGCAGCTCTTCGACGCCCACGAGGTCGCCGCCGGCGCCGACCCCGACGCCGTGACGGCGGTGCTTGCGGCCTTCGCGGGCTATCTCCTCGGCAGCGCGCGCCTGCCGGCCCCGCCCGGCCTGCCCACCCTGCGCCCCTTCCAGGCGGCCCAGGGCGTGGCCGCCCTGGAGTGGCTGCGCAGCCGTACCGGGGGCTGA
- a CDS encoding SRPBCC family protein translates to MPRFVIERRTALPPAEAWRRLTTWEAHSATVPLTRIDVLTPPPSGAGTVFVARTGLGRVSFSDPMRVAAWQPPTARGGTGRCRLVKTGRIVTGWAEIAVGPDGAGSYVRWEEDLRVRLVPRVFDGLTRLAGQRVFGRVVETLLAG, encoded by the coding sequence GTGCCCAGGTTCGTGATCGAGCGCCGCACCGCGCTGCCGCCGGCCGAGGCCTGGCGGCGGCTGACCACGTGGGAGGCCCACAGTGCCACCGTGCCGCTGACCCGGATCGATGTCCTCACCCCGCCCCCGTCCGGCGCCGGCACGGTCTTCGTCGCCCGCACCGGCCTCGGCCGCGTCTCGTTCAGCGACCCGATGCGGGTCGCCGCGTGGCAGCCGCCGACCGCGCGCGGCGGCACCGGCCGCTGCCGCCTGGTGAAGACCGGGCGGATCGTCACCGGCTGGGCCGAGATCGCGGTGGGCCCGGACGGCGCGGGCTCGTACGTCCGCTGGGAGGAGGACCTGCGCGTACGCCTGGTGCCCCGGGTCTTCGACGGCCTCACCCGGCTCGCGGGGCAGCGGGTGTTCGGCCGGGTCGTGGAGACCCTGCTGGCCGGCTGA
- a CDS encoding VOC family protein, whose product MPSKMFVNLPVKDLPASKAFFEATGFGFDPDYTDDKAACMVVGESNFVMLLDEAYFATFSGRALTDTAASTGVIIAVSQDTAEAVDRMGAAAVAAGGMAAKATEEASPMHTRAFHDLDGHLWEIFHVPPAAA is encoded by the coding sequence ATGCCGAGCAAGATGTTCGTCAACCTCCCGGTGAAGGACCTGCCCGCGTCCAAGGCCTTCTTCGAGGCGACCGGCTTCGGCTTCGACCCGGACTACACCGACGACAAGGCGGCCTGCATGGTCGTCGGCGAGAGCAACTTCGTCATGCTGCTCGACGAGGCCTACTTCGCCACCTTCTCCGGCCGGGCGCTCACCGACACCGCCGCCTCCACCGGGGTGATCATCGCGGTGTCGCAGGACACGGCGGAGGCGGTGGACCGGATGGGCGCCGCCGCGGTGGCCGCGGGCGGCATGGCGGCGAAGGCCACGGAGGAGGCGTCGCCGATGCACACCCGCGCCTTCCACGACCTGGACGGCCATCTCTGGGAGATCTTCCACGTCCCGCCGGCGGCGGCCTGA
- a CDS encoding LacI family DNA-binding transcriptional regulator codes for MGGTGERPGGKTLAVIAAEAGVSVSTVSKVLHNRSDVAARTRARVQRLLAQHGYPAARSGPAATALAPGGLIDFVVNELDGSWAVELIRGAEEALDAVGMGLVVSAAHGREGPARRWLDSLAARRTLGAILVVPELDQDQHRELRALGIPFAVIAPADEPPPGVPWVGATNWPGGLAATRHLVRLGHRRIAVIGGPPHRLASRARVDGYRSALEEAGLPYDPALVRYGDFTNEPAYHHALDLLRLPDRPTAIFAGSDQQALSTYRAAATLGLRVPADVSVVGFDDLTFAEWVTPRLTTVRTPLAEMAALAAGMVLRLLGGGQPASTRVEVASELVVRDSCAPPPAR; via the coding sequence GTGGGCGGCACAGGGGAAAGGCCGGGCGGGAAGACGCTGGCGGTGATCGCCGCGGAGGCCGGAGTCTCGGTCTCCACCGTCTCGAAGGTGCTGCACAACCGCTCGGACGTGGCCGCCCGCACCCGGGCGAGGGTCCAGCGGCTGCTGGCCCAGCACGGCTACCCGGCCGCCAGGAGCGGCCCCGCCGCCACCGCCCTGGCTCCCGGCGGCCTGATCGACTTCGTGGTCAACGAGCTGGACGGCTCGTGGGCCGTCGAACTGATCCGCGGCGCCGAGGAAGCGCTGGACGCGGTCGGCATGGGCCTGGTCGTCTCGGCGGCCCACGGCCGCGAGGGCCCGGCCAGGCGCTGGCTGGACTCGCTCGCCGCCCGCCGTACGCTCGGCGCGATCCTGGTGGTCCCGGAGCTGGACCAGGATCAGCACCGGGAGCTGCGCGCCCTCGGCATCCCCTTCGCCGTGATCGCCCCGGCCGACGAACCGCCGCCCGGCGTGCCGTGGGTGGGCGCCACGAACTGGCCGGGCGGCCTCGCCGCCACCCGGCACCTCGTACGGCTCGGCCACCGCAGGATCGCCGTGATCGGCGGCCCGCCGCACCGGCTGGCCTCCCGCGCCCGGGTGGACGGCTACCGTTCCGCGCTGGAGGAGGCGGGCCTGCCGTACGACCCGGCGCTGGTCCGCTACGGCGACTTCACGAACGAGCCCGCCTACCACCACGCCCTCGACCTGCTGCGGCTGCCCGACCGGCCGACCGCGATCTTCGCGGGCAGCGACCAGCAGGCGCTGAGCACCTACCGTGCCGCGGCCACGCTGGGGCTGCGGGTGCCCGCGGACGTGAGCGTCGTCGGCTTCGACGACCTGACCTTCGCCGAGTGGGTGACCCCGCGGCTGACCACCGTACGCACCCCGCTCGCGGAGATGGCCGCGCTGGCCGCCGGGATGGTGCTGCGGCTGCTCGGCGGCGGGCAGCCGGCCAGCACCCGGGTGGAGGTCGCCAGCGAGCTGGTCGTACGCGACAGTTGCGCGCCGCCGCCCGCGCGCTGA